A single window of Girardinichthys multiradiatus isolate DD_20200921_A chromosome 15, DD_fGirMul_XY1, whole genome shotgun sequence DNA harbors:
- the cnr1 gene encoding cannabinoid receptor 1 isoform X2, whose product MKSVLDGVADTTFRTITSGLQYLGSNDANYNDPTSDLNLKGSLSMQKPLSAFRSNSFPNKVPTDEELILKGIPFSPTNATDLFGNRSTFRDETNNIQCGENFMDMECFMILTPSQQLAVAVMSLTLGTFTVLENLVVLCVILQSRTLRCRPSYHFIGSLAIADLLGSVIFVYSFLDFHVFHRKDSPNVFLFKLGGVTASFTASVGSLFLTAIDRYISIHRPLAYRRIVTRTKAVIAFSMMWTLSIIIAVLPLLGWNCKRLNSVCSDIFPLIDENYLMFWIFLTSVLVIFIIYAYIYILWKAHHHAMRMMSRASQKSLVVYSADGTKVQTTRPDQARMDIRLAKTLVLILVVLVICWGPLLAIMVYDLFWKMDDDIKTVFAFCSMLCLLNSTVNPIIYALRSKDLRRAFLSSCNICQSSAQQLDNSLESDCQNRNANISANRAAESCVKTTVKIAKVTMSVSTETSAEAV is encoded by the coding sequence ATGAAATCTGTGCTTGATGGGGTGGCGGACACCACCTTCCGGACTATTACATCTGGGTTGCAGTATCTGGGCTCCAATGATGCCAACTACAATGACCCCACCAGTGATTTGAACTTAAAGGGCAGCTTGTCCATGCAGAAGCCCCTATCTGCTTTCCGCAGTAACTCCTTCCCAAACAAGGTACCTACAGATGAAGAGCTTATCCTCAAGGGCATCCCCTTCTCCCCCACCAATGCCACAGACTTGTTTGGCAACAGGAGCACATTTAGAGATGAGACAAACAATATACAATGCGGCGAGAACTTTATGGACATGGAGTGTTTCATGATCCTGACTCCCAGCCAGCAGTTGGCTGTGGCTGTGATGTCTCTGACTCTGGGTACCTTCACGGTGCTGGAGAACCTGGTGGTGCTCTGCGTCATTCTGCAGTCCCGCACCCTCCGCTGCCGTCCATCCTACCATTTCATCGGCAGCCTCGCGATAGCTGACCTCCTGGGCAGCGTTATCTTTGTCTACAGCTTTTTGGACTTCCATGTTTTCCACAGGAAGGACAGCCCTAATGTGTTTCTCTTCAAGCTGGGTGGAGTCACTGCGTCGTTCACAGCATCAGTTGGGAGCCTCTTTCTCACTGCTATTGACCGCTACATCTCCATACACCGGCCTCTCGCCTACAGGCGCATTGTAACACGGACCAAGGCTGTCATAGCCTTTAGTATGATGTGGACACTCTCGATCATCATTGCAGTGCTACCTCTGCTTGGCTGGAACTGTAAACGTCTCAACTCAGTCTGCTCAGACATATTCCCCCTGATTGATGAAAACTACCTGATGTTCTGGATCTTCCTGACCAGTGTCTTGGTTATTTTCATCATCTATGCCTATATATACATCCTGTGGAAAGCACACCACCACGCCATGCGCATGATGAGCCGTGCTTCCCAGAAGAGTCTTGTTGTTTACTCAGCAGATGGAACAAAAGTGCAGACCACCCGCCCTGATCAGGCACGCATGGACATCCGTTTAGCCAAGACTCTGGTGCTCATTCTAGTGGTGCTGGTAATCTGCTGGGGCCCGTTGCTTGCCATCATGGTATATGACCTCTTCTGGAAGATGGACGATGACATCAAGACAGTATTTGCGTTCTGCAGCATGCTCTGTCTGCTCAACTCTACTGTCAACCCAATCATCTACGCCTTGAGGAGTAAGGACCTGCGGCGTGCCTTCCTTAGCTCCTGCAACATCTGCCAGAGCAGTGCCCAGCAACTGGACAATAGCCTCGAATCGGACTGCCAAAACAGAAATGCCAACATCTCTGCCAACAGGGCTGCAGAGAGTTGCGTGAAGACCACTGTGAAAATAGCCAAAGTAACAATGTCTGTGTCAACAGAAACGTCTGCAGAAGCTGTCTAA
- the cnr1 gene encoding cannabinoid receptor 1 isoform X1 yields the protein MRVGCFSFNLIFLVVSGSDLRTAIEVDSAHLKELCKVVLSSQTAVLSSDTAMKSVLDGVADTTFRTITSGLQYLGSNDANYNDPTSDLNLKGSLSMQKPLSAFRSNSFPNKVPTDEELILKGIPFSPTNATDLFGNRSTFRDETNNIQCGENFMDMECFMILTPSQQLAVAVMSLTLGTFTVLENLVVLCVILQSRTLRCRPSYHFIGSLAIADLLGSVIFVYSFLDFHVFHRKDSPNVFLFKLGGVTASFTASVGSLFLTAIDRYISIHRPLAYRRIVTRTKAVIAFSMMWTLSIIIAVLPLLGWNCKRLNSVCSDIFPLIDENYLMFWIFLTSVLVIFIIYAYIYILWKAHHHAMRMMSRASQKSLVVYSADGTKVQTTRPDQARMDIRLAKTLVLILVVLVICWGPLLAIMVYDLFWKMDDDIKTVFAFCSMLCLLNSTVNPIIYALRSKDLRRAFLSSCNICQSSAQQLDNSLESDCQNRNANISANRAAESCVKTTVKIAKVTMSVSTETSAEAV from the exons ATGCGCGTTGGCTGTTTTTCCTTTAATCTAATATTTTTGGTCGTTTCTGGCTCGGATTTACGCACGGCGATAGAGGTCGATTCTGCACACTTGAAAGAATTATGTAAG GTTGTCCTGTCATCTCAGACTGCAGTATTATCTTCAGACACAGCCATGAAATCTGTGCTTGATGGGGTGGCGGACACCACCTTCCGGACTATTACATCTGGGTTGCAGTATCTGGGCTCCAATGATGCCAACTACAATGACCCCACCAGTGATTTGAACTTAAAGGGCAGCTTGTCCATGCAGAAGCCCCTATCTGCTTTCCGCAGTAACTCCTTCCCAAACAAGGTACCTACAGATGAAGAGCTTATCCTCAAGGGCATCCCCTTCTCCCCCACCAATGCCACAGACTTGTTTGGCAACAGGAGCACATTTAGAGATGAGACAAACAATATACAATGCGGCGAGAACTTTATGGACATGGAGTGTTTCATGATCCTGACTCCCAGCCAGCAGTTGGCTGTGGCTGTGATGTCTCTGACTCTGGGTACCTTCACGGTGCTGGAGAACCTGGTGGTGCTCTGCGTCATTCTGCAGTCCCGCACCCTCCGCTGCCGTCCATCCTACCATTTCATCGGCAGCCTCGCGATAGCTGACCTCCTGGGCAGCGTTATCTTTGTCTACAGCTTTTTGGACTTCCATGTTTTCCACAGGAAGGACAGCCCTAATGTGTTTCTCTTCAAGCTGGGTGGAGTCACTGCGTCGTTCACAGCATCAGTTGGGAGCCTCTTTCTCACTGCTATTGACCGCTACATCTCCATACACCGGCCTCTCGCCTACAGGCGCATTGTAACACGGACCAAGGCTGTCATAGCCTTTAGTATGATGTGGACACTCTCGATCATCATTGCAGTGCTACCTCTGCTTGGCTGGAACTGTAAACGTCTCAACTCAGTCTGCTCAGACATATTCCCCCTGATTGATGAAAACTACCTGATGTTCTGGATCTTCCTGACCAGTGTCTTGGTTATTTTCATCATCTATGCCTATATATACATCCTGTGGAAAGCACACCACCACGCCATGCGCATGATGAGCCGTGCTTCCCAGAAGAGTCTTGTTGTTTACTCAGCAGATGGAACAAAAGTGCAGACCACCCGCCCTGATCAGGCACGCATGGACATCCGTTTAGCCAAGACTCTGGTGCTCATTCTAGTGGTGCTGGTAATCTGCTGGGGCCCGTTGCTTGCCATCATGGTATATGACCTCTTCTGGAAGATGGACGATGACATCAAGACAGTATTTGCGTTCTGCAGCATGCTCTGTCTGCTCAACTCTACTGTCAACCCAATCATCTACGCCTTGAGGAGTAAGGACCTGCGGCGTGCCTTCCTTAGCTCCTGCAACATCTGCCAGAGCAGTGCCCAGCAACTGGACAATAGCCTCGAATCGGACTGCCAAAACAGAAATGCCAACATCTCTGCCAACAGGGCTGCAGAGAGTTGCGTGAAGACCACTGTGAAAATAGCCAAAGTAACAATGTCTGTGTCAACAGAAACGTCTGCAGAAGCTGTCTAA